In Synechococcus sp. KORDI-100, a single window of DNA contains:
- a CDS encoding aldo/keto reductase: MTPQICLGTAQFGLAYGITNAGGQVLEASVGNLLAQAAASEISWLDTAQAYGNAESVLGRQLPKSHSFRLISKFSAQPQPEFLPQDVKAWEQSFFKSCQSLGVQDLDAFLLHEPADLLKPGGHLLEAWMLSLRERGVVKRIGLSIYSAEDLDGVNPLLLDLVQLPLSLYDQRLLQNGTLAHLRSRGTAIHARSLYLQGLLLTPAAKWPLWVSAEARFHQQCLEALAEQRGCQLIDLVLGFAREQSDLEALVIGLCSVQELNALLNIWQKTSPWLKGEWSTWALKDPSILDPRCWPR; encoded by the coding sequence GTGACACCTCAGATTTGCCTGGGAACTGCTCAGTTTGGCCTTGCTTATGGAATTACTAATGCTGGCGGTCAGGTTCTGGAAGCTTCAGTTGGAAACCTTCTGGCTCAGGCGGCTGCTAGTGAAATCAGCTGGCTAGATACTGCTCAGGCCTACGGTAATGCAGAGTCAGTGCTTGGACGCCAATTGCCTAAGTCACACTCTTTCCGCCTGATCAGTAAGTTCTCAGCCCAGCCTCAGCCTGAGTTCTTGCCTCAGGATGTAAAGGCTTGGGAGCAGTCATTCTTTAAGAGCTGTCAGAGCCTTGGTGTTCAGGATCTTGATGCATTTCTCTTGCATGAGCCAGCGGATTTGCTCAAGCCAGGCGGTCATCTTCTGGAGGCCTGGATGTTGAGCTTGCGCGAGCGTGGGGTTGTGAAGCGTATTGGTTTGTCTATCTACTCAGCTGAAGATCTTGATGGCGTCAATCCGTTGCTGCTCGATCTGGTTCAGTTACCGTTGTCGCTTTATGACCAACGCCTCCTTCAAAATGGTACTTTGGCGCATTTGCGCTCACGTGGTACGGCAATTCATGCTCGTAGCCTTTACTTACAAGGCTTATTACTTACCCCTGCCGCGAAATGGCCCTTGTGGGTCAGTGCTGAGGCGCGTTTCCATCAACAGTGCCTTGAGGCTCTCGCAGAGCAGCGAGGGTGCCAGTTGATTGACTTGGTCCTGGGTTTTGCTCGCGAACAGAGCGATCTGGAGGCCTTAGTGATTGGTTTATGCAGTGTTCAAGAGTTGAATGCACTGCTGAATATATGGCAAAAAACCTCCCCATGGCTAAAAGGTGAGTGGAGCACTTGGGCTCTGAAGGATCCCAGTATTCTCGACCCACGTTGTTGGCCACGTTGA
- the pseC gene encoding UDP-4-amino-4,6-dideoxy-N-acetyl-beta-L-altrosamine transaminase, protein MPYGRQSISIEDIDAVVDVLRSPFLTQGPVVPAFEQAISTEVGSEFAVAANSATSALHIACIALGLGPGDYLWTSPITFVASANCGCYCGAKVDFVDIDPSTGLMNIQDLELKLQKAEKLGRLPKVVIPVHLAGASCDMRAIGQLARRYRFAVIEDASHAIGGKYQGRPVGSCVHSDICVFSFHPVKIITSGEGGLASTNDPKLAQYMYELRSHGITKDLNRFERIAPGPWSYEQQHLGFNYRMTDISAALGLSQLKRLHEILAERHRLYQRYLKILADLPIRLLQISEEVYSSLHLAIIRLDDPSPKHHRQVFEGLRGCGIGVQLHYSPVHLHPFYRRLGFQEGDFPEAEAYARNALSLPLYPGLQESDLQRVADSLKLVLQA, encoded by the coding sequence TTGCCTTACGGTCGTCAATCTATATCCATAGAAGATATCGATGCCGTAGTCGATGTTTTGAGAAGTCCCTTTCTAACCCAAGGGCCAGTTGTGCCAGCTTTTGAGCAGGCTATTTCTACTGAGGTTGGCTCAGAATTTGCTGTTGCCGCCAATAGCGCAACCAGCGCTCTTCATATCGCATGCATCGCTTTGGGTCTTGGTCCTGGTGATTATCTATGGACCTCTCCAATTACATTTGTTGCTTCCGCAAATTGTGGTTGTTATTGTGGTGCAAAGGTTGATTTTGTTGATATCGATCCGTCCACGGGTTTGATGAACATTCAGGACCTCGAGTTAAAACTCCAGAAAGCTGAAAAACTCGGTCGTCTACCTAAGGTTGTTATTCCTGTGCATTTAGCAGGTGCTAGCTGTGATATGCGTGCGATAGGTCAACTGGCACGACGCTATCGCTTCGCTGTCATAGAGGATGCAAGTCACGCAATCGGCGGTAAGTATCAGGGCAGACCAGTCGGATCTTGTGTTCACAGTGACATTTGTGTTTTTAGTTTTCATCCTGTCAAAATTATCACTTCTGGTGAAGGTGGATTGGCCTCGACGAATGATCCAAAGTTAGCTCAATATATGTACGAGCTAAGAAGTCATGGGATTACAAAAGATTTGAATAGATTTGAACGCATAGCACCGGGGCCTTGGAGCTATGAGCAACAGCACCTCGGTTTTAACTATCGCATGACCGATATCTCTGCTGCACTTGGTTTAAGTCAGTTAAAGCGCTTGCATGAAATCTTGGCTGAACGTCATCGCCTTTATCAGCGTTACCTTAAAATACTTGCTGATCTTCCGATTCGCCTGCTACAGATTTCCGAGGAAGTTTATTCGAGTCTTCACCTCGCCATAATCCGTCTCGATGATCCCAGTCCAAAACACCATCGACAAGTCTTCGAGGGTTTACGGGGGTGTGGGATCGGTGTCCAGTTACATTATTCTCCAGTCCATTTGCATCCGTTCTATAGGAGGCTTGGGTTTCAAGAGGGCGATTTTCCAGAAGCTGAGGCCTATGCTCGCAATGCTTTGAGTCTCCCCCTCTATCCAGGCTTGCAAGAGTCAGATCTGCAGCGTGTCGCTGATAGTCTCAAACTCGTATTACAGGCGTGA
- a CDS encoding GNAT family N-acetyltransferase, protein MQSSRLLLRAVESSDLNSTYLSWLNDPRVNQFLETRFFPQSMGTLQSYWQAHHDNSEVPWFAICLSADGRHIGNIKLGPIHWLHRRADISLFIGDHGCWGNGFASEAIALLRDWAFQELDLQKLNAGVYEGNIGSRRAFEKCGFELEGTLREEVVNHGNRLDIWCLGLPRSRWSPSR, encoded by the coding sequence TTGCAGTCGTCCCGTCTGTTGTTAAGAGCTGTCGAATCTTCTGATCTGAATTCGACTTACCTTAGTTGGCTGAATGATCCTAGGGTCAATCAGTTTCTTGAAACTCGCTTTTTTCCCCAGTCTATGGGAACTCTTCAGTCCTATTGGCAAGCACATCACGATAATTCTGAAGTCCCCTGGTTCGCTATTTGTTTGTCAGCGGATGGCCGTCATATAGGAAACATTAAACTGGGTCCGATTCATTGGCTTCATCGTAGAGCCGATATCAGCTTGTTTATTGGAGACCATGGGTGTTGGGGTAATGGTTTTGCCAGTGAAGCTATTGCCCTGTTGCGTGATTGGGCCTTCCAAGAGCTTGATCTGCAGAAATTGAATGCCGGGGTATATGAAGGCAATATTGGCAGCCGTCGCGCATTTGAGAAGTGTGGATTTGAATTGGAAGGGACTCTGCGGGAGGAAGTGGTGAACCATGGAAACCGCCTGGATATCTGGTGTCTTGGACTTCCACGCAGTCGTTGGAGCCCATCACGATGA
- a CDS encoding methyltransferase domain-containing protein, translating to MTETPSLLGLTEDQLQYFQQTFTLSYHLSYLQVCQQCLSLRGLDVLEVGGALPASLVIDHLRCNSWTAVEAPSYDQELGSANQFHRNTQDQAYQQKYVTSYRHLYLDIESIPEEHYGQYDLIFSIACFEHIHRLPQALQVMHRCLKPGGKLFTMHSPIWSAFDGHHLPIAIPSRFAEPKNTLCPIFQPWEHLLLSRIEAYKALKERFDGEFADEVIYYTFNSDHINRYFSEDYLFTFENSPFDCRKIQLTFPCKPSIELQRSLEQANPGYQHFTNNGIFALLEKSNKFKQIHF from the coding sequence ATGACTGAAACTCCTTCATTGCTGGGTCTTACTGAAGACCAGTTGCAATATTTCCAGCAGACATTTACGCTGAGTTATCACCTCAGCTATTTGCAGGTTTGTCAACAGTGTCTTTCATTGAGAGGTCTCGATGTGTTGGAGGTCGGTGGTGCATTGCCTGCTTCATTGGTTATTGATCATCTCCGTTGCAACAGTTGGACGGCTGTCGAAGCTCCTTCTTATGATCAGGAACTAGGTTCTGCGAATCAGTTCCACCGGAATACACAAGATCAAGCGTATCAACAGAAATATGTTACAAGCTACCGCCATCTTTACCTCGACATAGAGTCCATACCTGAGGAGCATTACGGGCAATATGACTTAATTTTTTCAATAGCTTGTTTTGAGCATATTCACAGGTTGCCACAAGCTCTTCAGGTAATGCATCGTTGCTTAAAGCCTGGTGGCAAGCTTTTTACGATGCATTCGCCAATTTGGAGTGCATTTGATGGCCATCATCTTCCAATTGCAATTCCATCGCGTTTCGCGGAGCCTAAAAATACTCTTTGCCCAATATTCCAGCCTTGGGAGCATTTATTATTGAGCAGGATTGAAGCTTATAAAGCTCTCAAGGAAAGATTCGATGGGGAGTTTGCCGATGAAGTTATCTATTACACTTTTAACAGCGATCATATTAATCGTTATTTTAGCGAAGATTATCTCTTTACTTTTGAAAATTCACCCTTTGACTGCCGTAAAATTCAATTAACTTTTCCATGCAAGCCGTCTATTGAGCTCCAACGTAGCCTAGAGCAGGCCAATCCTGGGTATCAGCATTTTACCAACAACGGAATATTCGCTTTGTTGGAAAAGTCTAATAAATTTAAACAAATCCATTTTTGA
- the pseB gene encoding UDP-N-acetylglucosamine 4,6-dehydratase (inverting) — MKRILITGGTGSFGKAFVEYILKNKPDVSRLVVFSRDELKQWEMQQLFPVDQYPQLRFFLGDIRDQNRLKRALERIDTVVHAAALKQVPVAEYNPIEFINTNVLGSENVVQACLDTSVQRVVALSTDKAAAPINLYGATKLCSDKLFVAANNVKGERDIRFSVVRYGNVMGSRGSVIPFFLEKAKTGILPITDTKMTRFNISLTQGVDMVIWALANALGGELFVPKIPSYRISDVADAVGPSCKKPIVGIRPGEKIHEEMITSSDSFCTIDLGQYYAILPSDGHTLLKYQNYGIKFQKVQEGFSYNSGSNPDFLNVQQIREMIRQHVNPGFSPL, encoded by the coding sequence ATGAAAAGAATCTTAATTACAGGTGGGACTGGGAGTTTTGGTAAGGCTTTCGTTGAGTACATTCTCAAAAACAAGCCAGATGTATCCCGCCTCGTCGTTTTTAGTCGTGATGAATTAAAGCAATGGGAGATGCAACAGCTTTTTCCTGTTGACCAATATCCACAGCTACGATTCTTTTTAGGAGATATCCGTGACCAAAACAGGCTTAAAAGAGCTCTTGAGCGTATTGATACGGTCGTGCATGCTGCAGCACTAAAGCAGGTCCCAGTTGCGGAATATAATCCAATTGAATTTATAAATACCAATGTCCTTGGCTCTGAAAATGTTGTTCAAGCATGCCTAGATACAAGTGTACAAAGAGTTGTGGCTTTGAGCACTGATAAAGCGGCAGCTCCTATCAATTTATACGGTGCAACAAAATTATGTTCAGATAAGTTGTTTGTTGCTGCTAATAATGTCAAAGGTGAGCGTGATATACGCTTTTCTGTTGTCCGTTATGGCAATGTCATGGGGTCACGTGGTTCAGTTATTCCCTTTTTTCTGGAAAAAGCCAAAACCGGAATATTGCCTATTACTGACACCAAGATGACTCGTTTCAATATTTCGCTAACGCAGGGTGTGGATATGGTGATTTGGGCGCTCGCGAATGCATTGGGTGGAGAATTATTTGTTCCCAAAATTCCAAGTTATCGTATCTCCGATGTTGCTGATGCGGTCGGGCCTTCCTGCAAAAAACCAATAGTTGGTATTCGCCCTGGCGAGAAAATTCACGAAGAAATGATTACATCATCAGATAGCTTTTGTACAATTGATCTTGGTCAATATTATGCAATTTTGCCGAGTGATGGCCATACACTTTTGAAATATCAAAATTATGGAATTAAATTCCAAAAGGTTCAAGAGGGTTTTTCTTACAACTCTGGAAGTAATCCTGATTTTTTAAATGTACAGCAGATTCGTGAAATGATCCGACAGCATGTGAATCCAGGATTTTCGCCTCTTTAA